Within the uncultured Bacteroides sp. genome, the region ATAAGCTGACTAAACATTTGCTCAAGATAGAAGAGTACAAACCTTTTAAAATGTATTGGTAGTTATGTATGTGATTCTTGTGTATGATTTTGGAGAGAAACGGGTGGCCAAGATGTTAAAGCTCTGTCGTAAATACCTTAACTGGATTCAGAATTCCGTTTTTGAGGGTGAGATCTCAGAAGTTAGACTTCATGAGTTATTAATCTTCGCCAAGAAGTTCATGAAAGAGGAAGATGACAGCATTATCATTTTCAAAGGAAGAGACATTACGTGGACGGAGAAGCAAATCGTTGGGAAAGAGCGTAGTAGCATAGATATTTTCTTATAGATGGTTGTCAGTCTGTCTTTAAAAGACTCATTCAGCTCTCTGCAGAACATATATTCGTTCTTTGACTTGTTGAAAATCAACCATTTATCATATATGTCGATCACCAGTGATTTTTATATTATTGGTGATCGACACATTTTCGAAAGAAAATTACTATTTTTGCAATAGCTATTCGATTGATATACAACACTAAGTTTTGTGTCGATCGAAGGGCTTTAATCGTACCTTATGGAATTGAAATAATATAATGCTTTTATTTTAAATAGCAAAATAATTTGCTTTAATCGTACCTTATGGAATTGAAATACTGTGCGGCCTGTGTAGCTGCATTATTCGGCTCTTGCTTTAATCGTACCTTATGGAATTGAAATGATCCAGAAGTGTATACTGGTCGAATTAAGTTATTGCTTTAATCGTACCTTATGGAATTGAAATTTGGTTAAGCCACAGGCTTCAAGGGCGTCTATTCTTTGCTTTAATCGTACCTTATGGAATTGAAATAAGTCGTCTCTAACGCGTCCAGTTATGTATCGAAGCTTTAATCGTACCTTATGGAATTGAAATATATTTAATGACAGTTCATTTGAAAGCAAACAAAAGCTTTAATCGTACCTTATGGAATTGAAATAATTAATAGGATGTTACCATTGCAAGAAAAGAAAGGCTTTAATCGTACCTTATGGAATTGAAATTGTGTGAATCAGATTCTAATTTATCGGCATGCCAACGCTTTAATCGTACCTTATGGAATTGAAATATGATTAACATCAATAAAAACATGGAAATATGCATTGCTTTAATCGTACCTTATGGAATTGAAATAGGAAGTTAATCCTGATAATGAAAACTTTTAAAAGCTTTAATCGTACCTTATGGAATTGAAATAAATATCCGCATTGGCTTTCTAATAGTTCAATGCAGCTTTAATCGTACCTTATGGAATTGAAATCACTATCACGGGCTCTTGTTTCTCAAATCAGAGCGCCGCTTTAATCGTACCTTATGGAATTGAAATAAGTAAAAATGCTTTGGCTGCTTGGTGCACTCCTCGGCTTTAATCGTACCTTATGGAATTGAAATTTGATGCTAATAGTACTGTGCCTCCTTCTGTTCCTTATTGCTTTAATCGTACCTTATGGAATTGAAATTGTAGCAATCTTGATCTTTTTTAACATTACACATGGCTTTAATCGTACCTTATGGAATTGAAATACTGAAATAGAATTTTTATATACGGTACCATCTAGCTTTAATCGTACCTTATGGAATTGAAATAATTTTGCTGGTGAAGTATTGAGATTGAAAGGAATTGCTTTAATCGTACCTTATGGAATTGAAATATCGACACATGCC harbors:
- the cas2 gene encoding CRISPR-associated endonuclease Cas2 is translated as MYVILVYDFGEKRVAKMLKLCRKYLNWIQNSVFEGEISEVRLHELLIFAKKFMKEEDDSIIIFKGRDITWTEKQIVGKERSSIDIFL